A window of Oncorhynchus tshawytscha isolate Ot180627B linkage group LG10, Otsh_v2.0, whole genome shotgun sequence contains these coding sequences:
- the LOC112260218 gene encoding regulator of G-protein signaling 5, translating into MCRELESLPITCLERAKELKALFRSFLQKPDLSISHSHKTDKIRLKMDEPLKWRQSFENLLSNQHGLCLFRAFLVSEFSEENIAFYLACEDYRITKPSSKLSAKAKKIYEEYVCSDAPREVNLDHETKAITKKNLERPSQSCFSLAQEKIYALMEKDCYPRFLKSITYLEISRQVKAG; encoded by the exons ATGTGCCGAGAACTGGAATCACTGCCTATCACATGTCTGGAGAG GGCAAAGGAACTCAAAGCTCTCTTTAGAAGCTTTCTACAGAAGCCAGATCTGAGCATCAGTCACTCACACAAGACTGACAAAATAAG GTTAAAGATGGACGAGCCCTTAAAATGGAGGCAGTCGTTTGAGAACCTGCTGTCCAACCAAC ATGGACTGTGCTTGTTCAGAGCTTTCCTGGTGTCAGAGTTTAGTGAGGAGAACATAGCTTTCTACCTGGCCTGTGAAGACTACAGGATAACCAAGCCCTCCTCAAAGCTATCCGCCAAGGCTAAGAAAATCTATGAGGAGTATGTCTGCAGTGACGCACCAAGAGAG GTCAACCTAGACCATGAGACCAAAGCCATCACCAAGAAGAACCTGGAGCGCCCCAGCCAGTCCTGTTTCAGCCTGGCCCAGGAGAAGATCTACGCCCTGATGGAGAAAGACTGCTACCCTCGCTTCCTCAAGTCCATCACCTACCTGGAGATCAGTCGGCAGGTCAAAGCCGGTTAA